The following proteins are encoded in a genomic region of Brachypodium distachyon strain Bd21 chromosome 1, Brachypodium_distachyon_v3.0, whole genome shotgun sequence:
- the LOC100844922 gene encoding mannose-1-phosphate guanyltransferase alpha — translation MAVPEQRVVAVIMVGGPTKGTRFRPLSLNVPKPLFPLAGQPMVHHHISACRRIPNLAQIYLIGFYEEREFALYVSSISNELRIPVRYLREDKPLGSAGGLNSFRDYIMEDSPSHIVLLNCDVCSSFPLPDMLEAHKKYGGMGTLLVNKVSAESANQFGELVADPETNELLHYTEKPETFVSDLINCGVYIFTPSIFNAIEDVLKQKKDRANIRRVSSFEALQSATKALPAGYVRLDQDILSPLAGKKQLYTYQTLDFWEQIKTPGMSLRCSGLYLSQFRHTSPHLLASGDGKKSAAIIGDVYIHPSAKVHPTAKIGPNASISANARIGAGARLINCIILDDAEIMENAVVIHSIVGWKSTIGKWSRVQGDGDHNAKYGITILGEAVDVEDEIVVTKCIVLPNKTLNISVQEETIL, via the exons ATGGCCGTCCCCGAGCAGCGCGTCGTCGCCGTCATCATGGTCGGCGGCCCCACCAAAG GGACGCGGTTCCGGCCGCTGTCGCTCAACGTGCCCAAGCCGCTCTTCCCGCTCGCCGGCCAGCCCATGGTGCACCACCACAtctccgcctgccgccgc ATCCCGAACCTGGCGCAGATATACCTCATCGGGTTCTACGAGGAGCGGGAGTTCGCGCTGTACGTctcctccatctccaacgAGCTCAGGATCCCAGTCAG GTACCTAAGAGAGGATAAGCCGCTCGGGTCTGCCGGAGGGCTCAACAGCTTCAGGGATTACATCATGGAGGACAGTCCG TCACACATTGTTTTGTTGAACTGTGACGTCTGTTCTAGCTTCCCCTTGCCAGACATGCTTG AGGCTCATAAAAAGTATGGAGGCATGGGAACTTTACTAGTCAACAAG GTGTCTGCTGAGTCAGCTAACCAATTTGGCGAGTTAGTAGCTGATCCTGAAACAAATGAACTTTTACACTACACGGAAAAGCCAGAGACTTTT GTGAGTGATCTCATAAATTGTGGAGTCTATATATTTACGCCCAGTATCTTTAATGCCATCGAGGATGTATTAAAACAGAAGAAAGATAGAG CTAATATTCGCCGTGTATCTAGCTTTGAAGCTCTTCAATCAGCAACGAA GGCACTTCCGGCAGGCTATGTTAGGTTGGATCAAGATATCTTATCCCCTCTAGCAGGAAAGAAGCAACTTTACACGTACCAGACACTTGATTTTTGGGAACAGATCAAGACCCCAGG GATGTCTTTGAGATGCTCTGGTCTATATCTTTCTCAGTTCCGTCATACCTCTCCTCATCTTTTAGCCTCTGGTGATGGCAAAAAGAGTGCTGCTATTATAGGTGATGTGTACATCCATCCATCTGCAAAGGTGCATCCAACTGCGAAG ATTGGTCCCAATGCCTCGATATCAGCAAATGCGCGCATTGGAGCCGGTGCTAGGCTTATCAATTGCATCATTCTGGATGATGCTGAAATTATG GAGAATGCAGTTGTTATACATTCAATAGTGGGGTGGAAGTCAACAATAGGAAAATGGTCACGTGTGCAG GGTGACGGTGACCACAATGCCAAATACGGTATCACCATTCTTG GTGAAGCTGTTGATGTTGAAGATGAAATAGTTGTAACTAAGTGCATCGTGCTCCCGAATAAAACACTCAATATCAGTGTGCAAGAGGAGACCATCCTATAA
- the LOC100845231 gene encoding cyclin-A3-2 isoform X2, whose amino-acid sequence MKPRSHRRKHQGAEPEAMEDKENAGSAAPPAKRPRRERKALAELPTGSATNSASAPPPSPQRASKPRTRSQVAREATAAEGEDARKRKGSADVTRPVVSGQPDAGAAQGSVVPYIGDIDRYLRSLEVRQSRRPRDDYVGTIQKDINAKMRGILVNWLVEVAEEFRLQADTLYLAVTYVDRFLTAIAVPRNKLQLLGVASLFVAAKYEEINPPKVNKFSDITDSTYTNQQVVKMEADILKYLNFEVGSPTIRTFLWRFIACCGGNCGSAKQLEFMCSYLAELSLLDYDCIKFLPSVVAAACLFVARFTISPKTRPWNSTLQRNTGYKVSDLKSCILRIHDLQLGREYQDLDAIRNKYSGRKLLLQAMLKILC is encoded by the exons ATGAAGCCACGCAGCCATCGCCGAAAGCACCAGGGGGCGGAGCCCGAAGCGATGGAGGACAAGGAGAATGCCGGCAGCGCAGCGCCGCCTGCTAAGAGGCCGCGCAGGGAGCGCAAGGCCCTGGCCGAGCTCCCGACTGGCTCGGCCACAAATAGCgcttcggcgccgccgccgtcgccgcagcGGGCGTCGAAGCCGAGGACGCGCTCGCAGGTTGCCAGGGAggcaacggcggcggagggggaggatgcGCGGAAGAGGAAGGGTTCGGCCGATGTCACCCGCCCGGTGGTCTCGGGGCAGCCGGACGCCGGGGCGGCTCAGGGGTCGGTCGTGCCGTACATCGGGGATATCGACCGGTACCTGCGGTCCCTGGAG GTTCGACAATCAAGGAGGCCGAGGGATGACTATGTTGGGACAATTCAGAAAGACATCAATGCTAAAATGAGGGGGATCCTAGTGAACTGGCTGGTGGAAGTGGCTGAGGAGTTCAGGCTTCAGGCTGACACACTTTACCTTGCTGTTACATATGTCGATCGCTTCCTCACAGCGATCGCCGTTCCTCGGAATAAGCTGCAATTGCTTGGTGTTGCTTCACTGTTTGTTGCTGC GAAGTATGAAGAAATTAACCCCCCTAAGGTGAACAAATTTAGTGACATTACTGACAGCACATACACCAATCAACAG GTGGTGAAGATGGAAGCTGACATACTGAAATATCTCAACTTCGAGGTGGGGAGTCCCACCATAAGAACTTTTCTATG GAGATTCATAGCTTGTTGTGGAGGCAAC TGTGGAAGTGCAAAACAATTGGAGTTCATGTGTAGCTATCTCGCGGAATTGAGCTTGCTAGACTACGATTGCATAAAGTTCCTGCCATcagttgttgctgctgcctgtCTGTTTGTAGCCAGGTTCACAATCAGCCCTAAGACTCGTCCTTGG AACTCGACGCTGCAAAGGAACACAGGCTACAAGGTCTCTGATCTGAAGAGCTGCATCTTGAGGATACATGATTTGCAGTTAGGCAGAGAGTATCAAGACCTGGACGCCATCAGAAACAAGTATAGTGGCCGCAAG CTCCTTTTGCAGGCTATGCTGAAAATCCTCTGTTAG
- the LOC100845231 gene encoding cyclin-A3-2 isoform X3: MASRIQIEVRQSRRPRDDYVGTIQKDINAKMRGILVNWLVEVAEEFRLQADTLYLAVTYVDRFLTAIAVPRNKLQLLGVASLFVAAKYEEINPPKVNKFSDITDSTYTNQQVVKMEADILKYLNFEVGSPTIRTFLWRFIACCGGNCGSAKQLEFMCSYLAELSLLDYDCIKFLPSVVAAACLFVARFTISPKTRPWNSTLQRNTGYKVSDLKSCILRIHDLQLGREYQDLDAIRNKYSGRKFGCVSSMTPPEEISASFLRDFSR, encoded by the exons ATGGCATCCAGAATCCAGATCGAG GTTCGACAATCAAGGAGGCCGAGGGATGACTATGTTGGGACAATTCAGAAAGACATCAATGCTAAAATGAGGGGGATCCTAGTGAACTGGCTGGTGGAAGTGGCTGAGGAGTTCAGGCTTCAGGCTGACACACTTTACCTTGCTGTTACATATGTCGATCGCTTCCTCACAGCGATCGCCGTTCCTCGGAATAAGCTGCAATTGCTTGGTGTTGCTTCACTGTTTGTTGCTGC GAAGTATGAAGAAATTAACCCCCCTAAGGTGAACAAATTTAGTGACATTACTGACAGCACATACACCAATCAACAG GTGGTGAAGATGGAAGCTGACATACTGAAATATCTCAACTTCGAGGTGGGGAGTCCCACCATAAGAACTTTTCTATG GAGATTCATAGCTTGTTGTGGAGGCAAC TGTGGAAGTGCAAAACAATTGGAGTTCATGTGTAGCTATCTCGCGGAATTGAGCTTGCTAGACTACGATTGCATAAAGTTCCTGCCATcagttgttgctgctgcctgtCTGTTTGTAGCCAGGTTCACAATCAGCCCTAAGACTCGTCCTTGG AACTCGACGCTGCAAAGGAACACAGGCTACAAGGTCTCTGATCTGAAGAGCTGCATCTTGAGGATACATGATTTGCAGTTAGGCAGAGAGTATCAAGACCTGGACGCCATCAGAAACAAGTATAGTGGCCGCAAG TTCGGGTGTGTGTCGTCAATGACCCCACCAGAAGAAATTTCTGCATCTTTCCTCAGAGATTTCAGTAGATGA
- the LOC100845231 gene encoding cyclin-A3-2 isoform X1, with translation MKPRSHRRKHQGAEPEAMEDKENAGSAAPPAKRPRRERKALAELPTGSATNSASAPPPSPQRASKPRTRSQVAREATAAEGEDARKRKGSADVTRPVVSGQPDAGAAQGSVVPYIGDIDRYLRSLEVRQSRRPRDDYVGTIQKDINAKMRGILVNWLVEVAEEFRLQADTLYLAVTYVDRFLTAIAVPRNKLQLLGVASLFVAAKYEEINPPKVNKFSDITDSTYTNQQVVKMEADILKYLNFEVGSPTIRTFLWRFIACCGGNCGSAKQLEFMCSYLAELSLLDYDCIKFLPSVVAAACLFVARFTISPKTRPWNSTLQRNTGYKVSDLKSCILRIHDLQLGREYQDLDAIRNKYSGRKFGCVSSMTPPEEISASFLRDFSR, from the exons ATGAAGCCACGCAGCCATCGCCGAAAGCACCAGGGGGCGGAGCCCGAAGCGATGGAGGACAAGGAGAATGCCGGCAGCGCAGCGCCGCCTGCTAAGAGGCCGCGCAGGGAGCGCAAGGCCCTGGCCGAGCTCCCGACTGGCTCGGCCACAAATAGCgcttcggcgccgccgccgtcgccgcagcGGGCGTCGAAGCCGAGGACGCGCTCGCAGGTTGCCAGGGAggcaacggcggcggagggggaggatgcGCGGAAGAGGAAGGGTTCGGCCGATGTCACCCGCCCGGTGGTCTCGGGGCAGCCGGACGCCGGGGCGGCTCAGGGGTCGGTCGTGCCGTACATCGGGGATATCGACCGGTACCTGCGGTCCCTGGAG GTTCGACAATCAAGGAGGCCGAGGGATGACTATGTTGGGACAATTCAGAAAGACATCAATGCTAAAATGAGGGGGATCCTAGTGAACTGGCTGGTGGAAGTGGCTGAGGAGTTCAGGCTTCAGGCTGACACACTTTACCTTGCTGTTACATATGTCGATCGCTTCCTCACAGCGATCGCCGTTCCTCGGAATAAGCTGCAATTGCTTGGTGTTGCTTCACTGTTTGTTGCTGC GAAGTATGAAGAAATTAACCCCCCTAAGGTGAACAAATTTAGTGACATTACTGACAGCACATACACCAATCAACAG GTGGTGAAGATGGAAGCTGACATACTGAAATATCTCAACTTCGAGGTGGGGAGTCCCACCATAAGAACTTTTCTATG GAGATTCATAGCTTGTTGTGGAGGCAAC TGTGGAAGTGCAAAACAATTGGAGTTCATGTGTAGCTATCTCGCGGAATTGAGCTTGCTAGACTACGATTGCATAAAGTTCCTGCCATcagttgttgctgctgcctgtCTGTTTGTAGCCAGGTTCACAATCAGCCCTAAGACTCGTCCTTGG AACTCGACGCTGCAAAGGAACACAGGCTACAAGGTCTCTGATCTGAAGAGCTGCATCTTGAGGATACATGATTTGCAGTTAGGCAGAGAGTATCAAGACCTGGACGCCATCAGAAACAAGTATAGTGGCCGCAAG TTCGGGTGTGTGTCGTCAATGACCCCACCAGAAGAAATTTCTGCATCTTTCCTCAGAGATTTCAGTAGATGA
- the LOC100845534 gene encoding putative pentatricopeptide repeat-containing protein At1g02420 — protein MPPRPARRLFQYISPSRKPPPSPLPAVPAAGAEFPASDADADSVYRIVTGAPTPSAMESALSTSSILLSAPLLDLVLSRFRFAHGDPLRALSLLSLAVDRCGVAPSPFTLDTAIYVLGRARRFTHMWDLVHSYHRLCPDAVTARTAMVVLGRVAKICSVRETVASFRRLLRLFRGREGTESADLFNALLRTLCQEKSMSDARNVFHAHKYEFQVNRQTFNILLSGWKTSEDAEAFFAEMRELGIDPDLVTYNSLIDCQCKNRDVEKAYKLLDEMREKEISPDVITYTSLIGGLGLIGQPDKARHLLKEMCELGCHPDVPAYNATIRNFVIAKRLGDAFALMDEMASKGLMPNATTYNLFFRFYYWAYDIGSAWLLYERMRSERCFPNTQSCMFIVRLCHRHGKVMQALELWSDMVGNGFGSFTLVSDVLFDLLCDEGKLEEAERCFHQMVELGQKPSSVAFRRIKILMQLANREESISKLNEKMARFGHLVPEDGEKVYHTAKNTSSNGDRDNADVIATI, from the coding sequence ATGCCGCCGAGGCCAGCGCGGCGGCTGTTCCAGTACATCTCCCCGTCCCGCAAGCCACCGCCGTCTCCGCTACCCGCGGTCCCCGCCGCAGGCGCCGAGTTCCCGGCGTCCGACGCCGATGCCGACTCCGTGTACCGGATCGTCACGGGCGCGCCCACGCCGTCGGCCATGGAGTCCGCGCTCTCCACATCCTCCATCCTGCTCtcggcgccgctgctcgaCCTCGTCCTCAGCCGCTTCCGCTTCGCGCACGGGGACCCGCTCCGCGCGCTCTCGCTCCTGTCCCTCGCCGTCGACCGCTGCGGCGTCGCGCCCTCACCCTTCACTCTAGATACCGCCATCTACGTTCTCGGCCGCGCCCGCCGGTTCACCCACATGTGGGACCTCGTCCACTCCTACCACCGCCTCTGCCCTGACGCCGTCACCGCGCGCACCGCCATGGTTGTCCTCGGCCGCGTCGCCAAGATCTGCTCCGTGCGCGAGACCGTCGCGTCCTTCCGCCGCCTCTTGCGGCTGTTCCGCGGCCGCGAGGGCACGGAGTCGGCCGACCTCTTCAACGCGCTGCTCCGCACGCTCTGCCAGGAGAAGAGCATGTCGGACGCGCGCAACGTCTTCCACGCCCACAAGTACGAGTTCCAGGTGAACCGCCAGACGTTCAACATCTTGCTCTCCGGGTGGAAGACTTCAGAGGACGCCGAGGCATTCTTCGCAGAGATGCGAGAGCTCGGGATTGATCCTGACTTGGTCACCTACAACTCATTGATTGACTGCCAGTGCAAGAACAGAGACGTAGAGAAGGCCTACAAACTGCTCGATGAAATGCGGGAGAAAGAAATTTCTCCGGATGTGATCACTTATACGAGCTTGATTGGTGGCTTGGGATTGATCGGCCAGCCTGACAAAGCTAGACACCTTCTGAAGGAGATGTGTGAGCTCGGATGTCACCCAGATGTCCCGGCTTACAACGCAACAATACGGAACTTTGTTATAGCAAAGAGGCTCGGTGATGCGTTTGCGCTTATGGATGAAATGGCCTCGAAGGGACTGATGCCAAATGCCACGACATATAACCTTTTCTTCCGCTTCTATTACTGGGCGTACGACATTGGCAGCGCCTGGCTATTGTATGAGAGGATGCGGTCCGAAAGATGCTTCCCAAACACGCAGTCTTGCATGTTTATTGTCAGGTTATGTCATCGGCACGGTAAGGTGATGCAAGCACTAGAGCTGTGGAGTGACATGGTTGGGAACGGGTTCGGGTCATTCACCTTGGTTTCAGATGTGTTGTTTGACCTGTTATGCGACGAGGGAAAGCTCGAGGAGGCTGAGAGGTGCTTCCATCAAATGGTTGAGTTGGGGCAGAAACCCAGTAGCGTTGCATTTAGAAGGATCAAGATACTTATGCAGCTTGCCAACCGGGAAGAATCTATTAGCAAGTTAAATGAGAAAATGGCACGGTTTGGACATCTAGTGCCTGAGGATGGCGAAAAGGTTTATCACACTGCTAAAAACACCTCTTCGAATGGTGATAGAGATAATGCTGATGTAATAGCAACAATTTAG